A genomic segment from Ptychodera flava strain L36383 chromosome 23 unlocalized genomic scaffold, AS_Pfla_20210202 Scaffold_23__1_contigs__length_28996876_pilon, whole genome shotgun sequence encodes:
- the LOC139123474 gene encoding uncharacterized protein translates to MDVNVLKIKEKHFPGSKPANDVEFSSDDKSHDPDYIPASDEACSDGVRECSFETETTVEQTTKSRHSKPYVVRSSNPPTGKRKWDKYSYCLYCSKKQAKLVRHLRRRHSTERLVAQAMAVPDREKKLKNRMWARIKNKGNHDHNKKVFRGEAADLIVRQRPQFDEKKGIEQFYPCPDCYGYFSKKTLRVHYNKHCTVRNPSARHVELSKRARMLLPMKHQTSIKLAEVISKMKQDEITLIAKNDVNILRVGQNELDRSNSFNKDARCREKMRTLAKVLKHARAKDPRMVYAADLVRAKSFDTVVKSVRVMSGYCEKTQTHETYSNALRVGLALGDLAVVVQNHYIMEESREKAQEVDEFLKLKDVIGGSELRLLLCDKEEKLDGVSRS, encoded by the coding sequence ATGGATGTCAATGTTTTGAAGATAAAAGAGAAACATTTCCCTGGATCTAAACCCGCCAATGATGTGGAATTTTCGTCAGATGACAAATCTCATGATCCTGACTACATCCCAGCTAGTGATGAAGCCTGCAGTGATGGAGTTAGAGAGTGCAGTTTTGAGACAGAGACCACAGTGGAGCAGACAACAAAGAGTCGTCACAGTAAACCATATGTAGTAAGAAGTTCAAACCCACCTACCGGGAAAAGAAAATGGGACAAATATTCTTACTGTCTGTACTGCTCAAAAAAGCAGGCAAAACTGGTCAGGCATCTGAGAAGGCGCCATAGCACAGAAAGATTGGTCGCTCAAGCCATGGCGGTACCggacagagaaaaaaagttgaaaaacagaATGTGGgccagaataaaaaataaagggaATCATGACCATAATAAGAAAGTCTTCAGAGGAGAAGCTGCAGATCTGATTGTTAGACAGAGACCACAGTTTGACGAGAAGAAGGGTATCGAACAGTTTTATCCATGCCCTGATTGTTATGGCTATTTTAGTAAAAAGACACTGAGAGTTCACTACAACAAACACTGCACAGTAAGAAATCCATCTGCCAGACATGTGGAGCTTTCAAAGAGAGCAAGAATGCTGTTGCCAATGAAACATCAAACATCTATCAAACTTGCTGAAGTCATCAGCAAGATGAAACAGGATGAAATTACACTCATAGCCAAAAATGATGTAAATATTCTGAGGGTGGGACAAAATGAGCTGGACAGGAGCAATTCGTTTAACAAAGATGCCCGGTGCCGAGAAAAGATGAGAACTCTTGCCAAAGTGCTGAAACACGCTAGGGCAAAAGATCCACGCATGGTATATGCTGCAGACCTTGTCAGAGCCAAGTCATTTGACACAGTTGTAAAAAGTGTGAGGGTCATGTCAGGTTACTGTGAAAAAACACAGACTCATGAGACATACTCAAATGCACTACGAGTTGGACTCGCCCTTGGTGACCTTGCAGTGGTTGTCCAAAATCACTACATCATGGAAGAGTCCCGAGAAAAAGCTCAAGAAGTTGATGAATTCTTAAAGTTGAAAGATGTGATTGGAGGGTCAGAGTTACGTCTTCTGCTCTGCGACAAAGAAGAGAAGTTGGATGGAGTAAGCCGAAGTTGA